The genomic region GGGCAAGCTGGAAGACGTGTAcaaggttttggaggggtgggatcCCGTCTGCAAGGCCATCGTGGAGAAGACCCCGAGCTTGGTGGACTGGAAGTTGGTCTACCGAGACCCCCTGCCCACCTGGGTTAGCAAGCACGCGCGGATTCTGCTCTTGGGTGACGCTGCCCACCCATTCTTGCCTACCAGTGCCCAGGGAGCCACTCAAGCgatggaggatggtgtcACGATTGCCGTGGCCTTGAAGCGCGGGGGGAAGGATGGTGTCCCAGCTGCAGTGAGGGCTCATCAAGAGCTCAGGTATGTTCAGCAACGTCTCGTGTCTGGATTGGGTGTTCCGCTAACATGACAACAGATATGAACGCGTTAGAGCTGTGCAAAAGACTGGCGAGTCCACTCGCGATAGATGGCACAAGACAGACTGGGAAACTGTTAAACAAAACCCCAAGAGCATTGAGTTCCCACGAGAGGACTGGATCCATGGCTTTGACGCTGAAAAGTACGCAGAGGATAATTATGACGAGGCGATCAAGAAGCTGGCAATTAAGCCggagccagaggaggaaaCCGCTCCGTTGGCAGCTGTGCCTCCTGCTGTAGTGGTTTAGAATTTCGTTACCTTGGGTACCTAGTCATGAAGTCCAGTCATGGCGCTTGGGAGCATGTTTTGCTTGAGCTGTAGAGGTAGTTTCCAAGATCATCCGTGTGGAACAGGATGCCTTGTTTTATGTGAAAACCCTAGTTGAAAACGGACATGCTCCTGGCCAACCCTCTAGCTACCTGTCAGTAATTGTAGAGATATCTACGTACAGTTCACTCTTCTTCCAAGGCCATGATGACGCTTTTCACCTCCAGAAAGTTGTCCATGCTGCACAATGCCCCCTCGCGCCCCTGTCCACTTCCCTTGTACCCACCAAAAGGTAGGTCATATGCAGTATtcgggctggtggtgttgatgcccACATATCCACTCTCCAGCGCTTGTACGACTCTCATGGCTCTGCTGATGTCCTTGGTGAAGACCGAGGCATACAACCCAAACTCTGTATCATTCGCCTTGGCAatggcctccttctcggtCTCAAAGGTGTTGATGATAACCACTGGCCCAAACACCTCTTCTTTGGTTATTTTAGCCTCCTCTGGGGTATTCAGGAAGATGGTCGGTTCGATAAAGTATCCATTCGAGGTCTCCAACTTTCCAGACCCCCCAAGAGCGAGAGTGGCGCCTGAGTCTTTCGCCGAGTTGATGTAAGAAAGCACATGCTTGTACTGAAGCTCATCTGCCTGGGGGCCATGATTCGTCTCTTTGTCCAAAGGGTTGCCTGACTTGACACTCGAGCTGTAGCTAACTTTGAACTGCTCGACGAATTTCTCGGCGATGGTTGACTGTACGTAGATGCGGGAATTGGCCATGCAAACCTGCCCAGAGTTGAACTGCATGCTCCAGCGGGTCTGGGCAACCGCCTTCTCGAGGTTTGCGTCgtcgaagatgatggcgGGTGACTTGCCTCCAAGCTCGAGAATGACCTTCTTGAGATTTGTTcgcgccgcctcctcctggaTGAGCTTTCCCGTACGGCTCGAGCCTGTAAAGCTCAGTGCCCTGACGTCCATGTGGCGGGACAGGATCTGACCAGAGGGGATGCCGTGACCGGAGAGAACATTGAAGACCCCCGGCGGGAAGCCTGCTTCTTTGACAAGCTTGGCGATTCGAGCAACTGCCAGAGGCGCCTTCTCCGAAGTTTTGAGAACAATCGTGTTTCCCGTTATCAGCGCTGGCGCCGACTTGGACGCAAAAAAGTGCACTGGCACATTCCACGGAATGATGAGAGCTACCACCCCGAATGGCTGGCGAAGCGTCATGGTGACATGACCAGGGGTGTTGACACTGGCCTGGCCCTGAATATGGGGCCAGGCCTCGGCGTAGTGGTCATATTGCCCGGCTGCGGATTCGGCGAAGAAGTGGGTAGAAACAGGCATTCCCATCGCCACAGCGTCCAGCTTGGCAATTTCATCTCTGTGCTCCCGGATAAGAGCGGCGAGCTTCTTCAGGTAAACAGCACGTTTTGCTGGACCCAGCGCTGACCAAGCGGGGAAGGCTGCTTTGGCTGCAGCCACCGCTCTATTGGTGTCATCTGCGGTAGCTTCAGGAACTGCGCATCGTCATCAGCTGATGTTCTCGTAAAATTGGAAAAAGTGGGCGATTATTTACCTTCCCCTGACACTTCTCTAGTGGCGGGATTGTAAACGGAAAATGTCTTGCCATCCGAGGCTTCAACGAGCTAAAGGTATGTCAGTGGGCTTCTAGGTACTTGGCAACGATGGGAATCACACCTCTCCATCTATCAACATCCGTGGCCGGATGGGACTGGTGCTAAATGCCATCCTGGCTTGATTCTGAGGTTATGTCACTGATACAGTGTAAAGGGGGCGGAATTCACACCAAGTTGCCGTGAGTCGtggtaggcaggtaggtacctTAGGCAATGGTGAAAGAAAGTTTCCACAGGAATTGGCCAGAACATGAAAGTAAACTGGCGATGAAGTCTTCTTTCGGTGTTAAGTTCCACCGGCATCCATAAGCCAGTTTGATCCGCGTCCCTATATCAAGATATGTTAACCCCGCAGTAACATTGTCTCCATTTTGGGAAGCTGAAACCGGGTAGCTTTATCCGGCCGATTACAACGAAACAATAGGAAGTGTGAGAGGCGGATGGCGAGGTGACTAAGCGTTGCTGTGATATAATACGTGATCATAAGTAGGTAGACATCTAGAGGTTATCCATTCACTACGAGGTTACGCTGTGCATTCACAAGGGTTCTCCACAGAACACTCCCTGTCGGCGGACCGCTGCTTGGAATCAGATGGTGGACAGGGAGCGTCCCGTCAGGTTGGGAAGCATTTGCGGGAATGGCTCCCTCGGCCGGGCACCTGCCCCTGGGGTTGTGGATACATACTTGGACTCGACATCACGACAATCTCTACCATGTTGCAATTACAGTGATTCACGCCCGACTCCCTCAAACTCGACAAAAGCATACGTGGCTTACTTTCTCTTTTTGGACCACCAAATCTCGGTCATACTCGTATACGACAGGCAGTGCGTTTAACTGGCGAGTAGAAATTATCACAACGACATCATAAACGTATGATAGTAAGATCATACGATAAGGTGGTCAACTCGACGAACCAACATTTCGTCTGATGCAGGGATATTTCATGAATCCAAGATGAGCCTTGCCTGTATTCAACGACCGATCGCTGTTGACGCCACGTGGGATTCCATCCAGCTGGGTCACTATCTCCACTCTAGGCCAGGGCCCGAAGACGAGGCCATCCCCAAAATCCCTATCATGGACGAGCGGGCCTTGCGGGGACACTAGAGTTGGGTCAAACGCTGGATCTTGTGAGGCTCCATTTTTGACTGCCCAAATTCCCACCAATGGGTCCATTTCTCCGGGCTCGTCACCTTCATCCCATCGGGCTCGAGGATGCCATTTGCCgttggggattgggggtCCATTCGGGGGGTCGGGGCCCATTTGCCGCAGACAGCGGGCCGGAACCATTGGCCTTGGCAACAGCCCATGGGTTCATCTCCCGGGATTTGACCCCCCACCCCAGGTGCCAGTTGGGCATGCTTGTTTTTAGTCATCCTCAAGTCTTTAAAACCTTCAACTGTGCTGCTTGTTTCCACCTTCGAGGTTATATCATTGCCTGCCGTTCTCTCTGTCGCTCAAGCCAAACTGCACATCACAACATGACCTTCCAGAAAGCTCCCAAAggcaccatcgccatcgaaGAGGCTGTCCTCGACCCCGCCGGCCTCAGTTGGATCTCTGCCTCGGCGCCCCTCTTCAACCCAGGACATCGCCAAACACCTCCGGACTCGCCTTCCGGCTCTCCTCCTGGTTCTCCTACCCGTCACTCTCACCTTACATCTCTTCTCCAAGATGTCCACACTACCCGCCTTCACCAGATGGACACACATGGCGTGGAATACATGCTTCTGTCTTTGACCTCCCCCGGACCCCAAGGCGAATCAGACCCTGCCAAAGCCGCGATCATCGCCCGTGAGGCCAATAACTGGCTTTCAGAGCAAGTGAAACTCAACCCAGCGCGTTTCGGGGGTCTCGCGTCAGTTTCCATGCACAACTCTGCTGATGCTTCAGCTGAAGCAGTTCGGGCAGTGAAGGAACTGGGATTTTTCGGTCTGATCATCAACGACTACCAGGATTCCTCACCTGGTGCTCCCGACGCGGACAAGGAAGGCAAGATCTACTACGACGGTGAAGGATTTCACGAGTTTTGGAAGACTGTTGAAGAACTGGACGTGCCAGTGTACTTGCACCCTCGATACCCGGCGGCACAGGACCTCGAGCCTGGGACCAAATGGGGAGATAGGAAGCAGATTCTTGGGGCTGCGGTTCAGTTCCATTTGGATCTGAGCACGCATGTGTACGCACTGTGTTCATCGGGCGTATTCGATCTCTTTCCACGAGTCAAGGTCGTTATTGGACATTTGGGAGAAGGGCGAGTCGTCAATATGTGTCATCTACGTGATTTAAGCTGCTAACGTGACATCCAGGATTCCCTTCAATCTTTGGAGGGCAGACCACTGGTATAACAAACCCGTGAAGAAGGCCACCCGACCGTCTAAGGAGGACTACACCTACTATTTCACCCACAACATTTCCATCACCACGTCGGGAAACTTTAACGAGCCAGGCCTCAAGTTTTGCATAGATCAAATCGGAGTGGAACGGTGTCTATTCTCAATTGATTACCCATACGACACCATTGCAGAGGCACAATACTGGTGGCACGGCGTGGACTTGCCAGCCGATCAGAAAGAGCTGGTAGCAAGGGGAAATGCCATCCGTTTGTTCAAACTGCCATTGGATCCTTGATTCCTAGGCACCTGGTCGCTTGGCGGAACTCGGATTTGGGGGTTCTCGACAACGGCTTTTGTCTTTATATTCACGATAACTCTGGTTTCTTTTCGGTTGTATACCTTATAGGGCAATAAGATTTTTGCTTGTATTTGGTCTTTGCCATAGTACCTATGCCTTGGTTGTTTGTCTAGGTATTCTACCTTTCGGTGGTGTACGTCTGTTGGAATCTTAACCTTTTCGCTGCGAAGTGAACAACCCCACGAAGTGGAAACTGCCGGTTACCTTATCATGCCAGGCTGTCCATTTGCGGATGGGTAAAAGCAAGTTGTTAATTACCGCCTACCACGGCTCAACTCCCGGCCCTTCACAATCAAGGTAGTAGTGCTCAATATCATGAGATTCTACCTCATTGTCACCCTGTGCTGTAACTTGACGTCAGATTTAACATAGCGTCAAATTTAAAAAGCACCTTCAATATGTACCAGACTTCCTTTTGCCACGTTCAGCTGTTTGAGTATATAGGGATGCCGTGTGTTGTGATACTGCAGATCATTGTCGTTTCTGCCACGGTAATCCTCCTACCGATCAAGGACGATGATTGCCTCATTTCTTGTCCTGTGGTTAGCCTTGTCCGGGCAAGCGTTATGTCTCACTTCAGGCCAGAGTGATGACACCTGCATTTGCACTGGTGTCGATTATCTTGACCACGAAACACATATCTCGTTGATGGGACAAGAAACGGAAACTTCAGTTTTGCCTCAACATTTGAAGGTAATAGCGCCTCCAAACTTCTTTGAACTTGAACGAACGGTCCATAACTAGCTTACCAACATGAACAGGCGCCTGTGAAAATGTAGATATCACACCAATTCTGCAGGACTACGACAGCAATCAGTTTCCCTGCTCCCAGATCACTCCCGGCCCTCCTGAGTCCATTCAAATATCAACATGGTACAATCTTTTGTAGATTCATGCCCAAGTAACGAAGGTACGCTGACCGCAGTTTCAGCTCGATCTCTTATTCCGACTTGTACTCAGGCAATTGGATCATTGTTCTCCCTCACTCAGACACAGGCTTTGTGGAAACCCGTCCATTTGAAATAATCGTCTCTCGTCTGTTAACAACTCCAACGAGTGTGAggtcaacctcaacaccttcaCGGATAGCAAGTGAGCAGAACTACATGCATCTCCCTGCTCGAGACCCGTGATATACTAATTCGTTTCTTGTTTTGACTTCAAGCTGTGACTACAACACTCAccgcaacatcaacctcgcaAACCACTACTCGCATTACCATCCCTAACCAGTCCGCTGGGATTGTGACTGTTCCTTGCAATACTGCTTCAACGGTCACGACAACAGATCGATTGCCTCCCTCTACCATTACTGAACGGCGAACCATCATCCGGACGACGGCCTCAGGTCGAGTAACAAGTTCCATCTTTGttaccagcacacttacacccgTGTGTCGGATTCCAGTGCGAGTTACTACTGCAGTTCTTACGCTTACAAGACCGCCTTCAACAATCTCTACAACAAGCCCCTTGACAGGCGCTTTCACATTTACAGCTTCCGGATCTATCTGTGCTGGAAATCCTCCCTGGGGTCCAgggaatggtggtggcgggggcAGTTGGGGGCCAGGAAGAGGCGGTGGATGGGGAccgggaggtggagggaacTGGGGTGGTCCAGGTGGtggctggggtggaggaaATGACCTGCCTCCCTGGGTGACTTGTAGACCCACTGGTGCAGCTCCTATCGCTAGTGGtagatgggggggttggggaagaaggcagGCCGTAGAGACGCGGACGGAAACAGTGACTGTCACTCGAGTTGGTGAGTTCTTGTTGCAATCTTTCCTCTTGATGAAGGTTAAGTATAGTTGGACTAACAATTCTATTCGCCAGTGGTGGGCACAGTTACACAGACAATGTGAGTGTCCATTCTTTGGCATGGCGTAGTACCTTCACTGGGTAAACTAATGTTGTGTGGTCTGCAGTACTCCACCAGTAAGGACAGTGTGCGTTTGGCAGAGGGATGCTATCCAAGTTGTGACCGTAACAGGCCCAGCTTTAACGGTGTTGAGCCCTGTTACTGCTGTTACGGGTGTGGTTGAGACAATCTTTGTTACGTGAGTGTTTACATGCAGACTCACCTTGAAAATGAAGTACTAAATAGCTAACGCAATATAGGCAAACCATTCTCAGTGTATCAACCAATTCCGCATCCGCGACTGCTTGTTCACGAGCGGGTGGGGTGTATGGGGTCAGTCAGGGCTAGATGTGATTGGAAAGGGGGTTACGGGTTTAGGGTTACCCCCTGAGTTCAGGGGCTTGTTTTGCGTTCAGCTGCTGAAGGCTGTCCGACGTCAACATGACCTTTTTCCTCCAAAACTGGGTGGTTAGACTCAGGTGAACCATGATTCCAGCCAAGAACCTTGCAATATCTCCCAATATGCCCAGCTTCTCACCTCTTTAGCCTGTACTCGTTCACTCATAACCgcatcgacaccatcaacccAATTAGCCGCCTTGATTTCTCCATTGTCCGATCATATCTCCACGAATAATAGATTTCCAAATAAGAAACAGGAATGCAAATGCATCTCCCACGTGGCATTCCAGATTCTTGGGTTGCAGCATGGGTCCACACAGATGTAAACCTCTGGTCAGGTTTATCAACTGAATCTTCCTGCGATTCCAACAGAGAATTCAGAAGAACCACTGCAGTCATTCCTGAGTTGTCTTGTTTTGCTGGGTTACAATGAATTTccaccttttccttttgtcTTCTGCGTTTGTGACGGTCTCTGGCCAGCTCGACAAGGTTGCGAAAGAAGCCGGACTCCTGTACTTTGGCACCGCAGTCGATAACCCCAgtctcaacaaccaaaatTATCTCCGTATCGCTCGTGATCCCGCTGAGTTTGGCTCGCTCACTCCGGCCAACGGACAGAAGTGGTCCAACACCCAGGCGAGCCAGGGGCGCTTCACTTACGGGAGTGGTGATGCGATAGCTAATATTGCACGACAGACAGGCCAGCAGTTGAGATGCCATACCTTGGTGTGGTATAACCAGTTGCCTGGATGGGGTCAGTCCAGTCAAACCAAAGAAGCGTCGgcgatgtgtgtgtgttaaCTGGGGTAAACACAGTCAGCAGCGTCTACAGTCGCGATCAGATGCAACAAATCATTACCGCACATATCCAGAATGTGGCTGGACACTATAAGGGACGGTGCTATGCCTGGGACGTGGTCAATGAAGCTATGGAGGATGACGGAAGATACCGCAACAATCCTAGTATGCCCATTGTCCCCTGCCTCTTATGATTACCATGGGATGTTGACAATAACCAAAAAATAGTGTACCGAGCCATGGGAGTTGACTACATCACACACTCCTTCAAGGTAGCCCAGCAAACTGACCCCGCCGCGAAGCTCTATTACAACGATTTCAACATTGAGCGATGCTGCAACGCCAAGATCAAtgccaccatcgccatgaTTCGCACTGTTAAGGCCGCGGGGGCTCCCGTCCACGGAATCGGCATGCAGGGTCACTCCCGGGTGGGCATGTCACCCTCCAAGCGAGAGATGAAGGAGACCATGGCTCGGTTCTCTGAGCTTGTGGACGAAGTTGCCTTCACCGAGGTTGATATTCGCCACACCAAGCTACCGATCGGGGCGGCCGAGAGGGAACAGCAAGGGAAAGATTACATGGAAGTTGTAGGGGCATGCTTGGAGACGCCAAAGTGTGTCGGGATCACTGTATGGGATTTCACTGACCAGGTTTGTGACATCGTTCCTCCGCAAGGAAGTTTGCTGACAAGATGCGATGCAAGTATTCGTGGATCCCTCAACAGTAtcctggggagggagaggcgtGTTTATGGGATAGGAACTATAACAAGAAGCCAGCCTATCACAGCATCGTTGGACTACTGCAGAGTGCTGCGAGTTCTGGTCTTAGAAAGCCCGCGACACCCGCACCAgcggctgctgttgctgttacTGCGGCTTGACAGCGGCCGATAGATCGAAAAGAAATGTCCTGCTGAGGCTACTTCATGAACCTTTTGCCTCAATGCGGGCCAATATGCTCCCTTGTAGAATGTGATAACTACTGTTAGCGTTACCTCTGTCACAATCCTTTATCGAGCAACACAAGGAAAGCTCTGCAGAAGGATCAAATTGTGGAATTTAAACCAGCAGTGTTGAGGCAAAAATGACAGTCACACGCACATGGTCCTCAACGCAAGTCGGGCACACTCATCACACCGAGTAATACCCCACCCCAAGTTGGCATAAAAGCAAACAGAACCCGAGTTACTGAGATGGGCAAGGAAGCGTCATCGTCGGAACATGCGGCAAGTTGGTAGCTGCCGTCAACTTCGCCCCGGGCAGCTGCCATGCGACGGAGAATGTAATTTGCGTTGAAAAACAGGTATATCGCCCACCTGCGCCCTTTTGTGAAGAAGTCATGGGATCATATGCACAAAAGGGAATGTCCAACCGTGGGAAAAACGTGCCGACAGATGCAAGATGGCTGAAGTTCAGTATCACCTGGATGTGGGCAAGTCTTGCGAACATAGCGCAGCTGAGGCGGGTAGTCGGGCAAGAGAAATCCTGACAAGGAAAAGTTCTGACTGCCAGGTCTGACTGTTCAATAGGTACCTGAATAGGTGGGTGTGGTGTAGACCAGCGAGACTGCATTTCAGGTAGGCGAGTGGTAACACGGTGTATGAGGACCATTTCTACTCAATCTGGAATCAGAAGATAAAATCTGATTGGTAGGAGCTGTACGAATTCTTGATAAAGCGGCAGTGACTCGTGTTTCCCTGCTCGGCCTTTTCAGAAACAGACCAGAAAGTAGGACAGGCCAAGCAAAGCAAGGCAGCTTGGAAACCGGTGTTGCTAGGTACCTAACATCGAAGGTAGGTCCAGTTCCGATCCCACCACACCGAAGTCCTTTTGCTACCTTTCACACAACCATTCGTCAAAAACAAAAGACCGTCGGTTTTTGAGACTCCCGAGTCGCCTATCTGCTGCAAACATTCGTTAGTTGACATCCACGCCGCCCGCGTGGCATTGTCAAGGATCAGTG from Podospora bellae-mahoneyi strain CBS 112042 chromosome 4, whole genome shotgun sequence harbors:
- a CDS encoding hypothetical protein (EggNog:ENOG503NX1X; antiSMASH:Cluster_9; COG:E) translates to MAFSTSPIRPRMLIDGELVEASDGKTFSVYNPATREVSGEVPEATADDTNRAVAAAKAAFPAWSALGPAKRAVYLKKLAALIREHRDEIAKLDAVAMGMPVSTHFFAESAAGQYDHYAEAWPHIQGQASVNTPGHVTMTLRQPFGVVALIIPWNVPVHFFASKSAPALITGNTIVLKTSEKAPLAVARIAKLVKEAGFPPGVFNVLSGHGIPSGQILSRHMDVRALSFTGSSRTGKLIQEEAARTNLKKVILELGGKSPAIIFDDANLEKAVAQTRWSMQFNSGQVCMANSRIYVQSTIAEKFVEQFKVSYSSSVKSGNPLDKETNHGPQADELQYKHVLSYINSAKDSGATLALGGSGKLETSNGYFIEPTIFLNTPEEAKITKEEVFGPVVIINTFETEKEAIAKANDTEFGLYASVFTKDISRAMRVVQALESGYVGINTTSPNTAYDLPFGGYKGSGQGREGALCSMDNFLEVKSVIMALEEE
- a CDS encoding hypothetical protein (antiSMASH:Cluster_9; EggNog:ENOG503NZD0; COG:S), which produces MLVFSHPQVFKTFNCAACFHLRGYIIACRSLCRSSQTAHHNMTFQKAPKGTIAIEEAVLDPAGLSWISASAPLFNPGHRQTPPDSPSGSPPGSPTRHSHLTSLLQDVHTTRLHQMDTHGVEYMLLSLTSPGPQGESDPAKAAIIAREANNWLSEQVKLNPARFGGLASVSMHNSADASAEAVRAVKELGFFGLIINDYQDSSPGAPDADKEGKIYYDGEGFHEFWKTVEELDVPVYLHPRYPAAQDLEPGTKWGDRKQILGAAVQFHLDLSTHVYALCSSGVFDLFPRVKVVIGHLGEGIPFNLWRADHWYNKPVKKATRPSKEDYTYYFTHNISITTSGNFNEPGLKFCIDQIGVERCLFSIDYPYDTIAEAQYWWHGVDLPADQKELVARGNAIRLFKLPLDP
- a CDS encoding hypothetical protein (CAZy:GH10; COG:G; EggNog:ENOG503NVX1; antiSMASH:Cluster_9), producing the protein MNFHLFLLSSAFVTVSGQLDKVAKEAGLLYFGTAVDNPSLNNQNYLRIARDPAEFGSLTPANGQKWSNTQASQGRFTYGSGDAIANIARQTGQQLRCHTLVWYNQLPGWDTVSSVYSRDQMQQIITAHIQNVAGHYKGRCYAWDVVNEAMEDDGRYRNNPMYRAMGVDYITHSFKVAQQTDPAAKLYYNDFNIERCCNAKINATIAMIRTVKAAGAPVHGIGMQGHSRVGMSPSKREMKETMARFSELVDEVAFTEVDIRHTKLPIGAAEREQQGKDYMEVVGACLETPKCVGITVWDFTDQYSWIPQQYPGEGEACLWDRNYNKKPAYHSIVGLLQSAASSGLRKPATPAPAAAVAVTAA